The Sandaracinus amylolyticus genomic interval GCTCCTCGGGCGCATCTCCGTCGACGTAGACGTACGGCACGCCCGCGGCGGTGAGCGCCTCTGCGAAGCGCGCGATCATCGTCCACCAGAGCACCTGGATCGGCCCCGCGAAGCCGAGCGGCTCCTCGCTGCACGCCTCGACCGGCGAGCCACCGATCGCCTCGAGCGTGATCGGCGAGAGCACGCCCATGAGGTGCGTCGCGCGCGACAGGCGCGAGTACTCGCGCGGCAGCGCGAGCCCCACCTCGACGCGCCGCTGGAGGCGATGGAACCCGATGCTCGTGAGCGCGTGCAGGAAGCTCTTCCACGCGCCCGCCTCGAGCCGCGGATTGCCCGTCGCGTCGATCGGCGCGCCGTACCAGCGATCGCGATCGACGGTCATGTAGAGGCTCATCCCGCGCAGGCCGTACGCGCACGCGCTCATCGCGCAGAAGAGCGAGTCCTCGTGGGTGAGCGGCGTGAACCACGGCGGCGCGCCCACGCCCATCTCTGGCGCGAAGGGAAGGCGCGAGCTGCCCGCGAGGAAGAGCGTCCGGCGCTTGATCGTCCGGTGCTCGCGGCGCGCGTGGTAGTAGTCGAGCCCGACGAGGTCGACGATCTCCTCGATGCGCGGCGTGCTCACCGGCGCAGCCTGCTCGCCGAGCGGCAGGTTGTGGACGGTCGGCACGCCCTTGAGGCCCGCGGTCGCCATCGCGCCCTTGAAGCGCACGAGCGCGCGCGTGATCAGCTCCTCGCGCCACGCGCCCCAGTCGAGGTGCAGCGCGAGCTGCTCGGGCGTCTCCGCGTCGAAGCGCTCGGGCGCGACGACGTCGTCCCACGCGGCGTACTCGCGACGGTGCGCGCGACCGGCCTCGTACGGCGTGCCGTAGCGCTGCGCGAGCCACGCGCGCCAGCCCGCGATCGCGTCGGGGTGATAGTCCTGGTCGTACGCGGAGTCGCGGAACCAGTAGGTCGCCTCGTTGTCGACCTGCAGCAGCACGATCGGGCCCTGCGGCCAGAGGCGCGGCGCGAGCTGCGCGGCGGCGGCCTCGAGCCAGCGCTGCGACTCGAGGTGGTACTGCTCGCTCGCGTACGACGGCACCGGGAACATGCGCGGCGGGAAGCCGAGCACGACGGGGCTCTGCTTCGGCGAGCGCGCCTGGATCGACTTGTCGTAGACGATGCGCTCGGGAAGCCCGAACCACGTCATCTCGGAATTGATGTGCGGCCCCGGTCGCACGAACGCGTAGAGCCCGAGGTCGGCCGCGAGATCGAGGAACGCGCCGACGTCCTTGCGCGGATCGCGCTGACCGAAGTCGTAGTCGCCGGGCGCGAGCTCGTGCACCTGCCAGGGCACGTAGGTCTCGACGATCGGGATCCCGAGCGCGCGCGTCTCGGAGAGCGCGGCGCGCCACGACTCGCGCTCGAGGCGCCAGTAGTGCACGGCGCCGCAGAGCAGCGGGACGCTGCGATCCGCGATGCGCAGCGCTCCGTCCTCGAGGCGAACGCCGCCGACGCGACGGACGGCGCGAGCCCGCGTAGCAGGGCGGGCCGCAGGCCGCTTGGGTTTCATCGGGGGCGGAGGATAGTCGGGTTGGCCGCGGAGGCCAGCGCGGCCGTGCGGCCCTCAGCCCGCGATCGCGATGATCTCGACCTCGACCCTCGCGCCTCGGGGCAGCGCCGCGACCTGCACCGTCGATCGTGCCGGCGGCGCGATCCCCTCGAAGCGCTTCGCGTAGACCTCGTTCACCGTCGCGAAGTCCGCGAGGTCGACGAGGAAGATCGTCGCCTTCACCACGTCGTCGAAGCCGAGGCCCGCGCTCTTCAGCAGCGCGTCCACGTTCTTCATCACCTGCTCGATCTGCGCGCGCACGTCGCCCTGGCCGACGAACTCGCCGTTCGCATCGAGGGGGATCTGCCCCGAGAAGAAGACCATCTGTCCGCACCGGATGCCCTGCGAATAGGGGCCGATCGCCTTCGGTGCATGCTCGCTGGAGAGAACGTCGCGCTTCGCCATGCGCGAGCTTCTAGCCGATCACACGACGAGCTTGTAGCCCAGCCCGTACACCGTGAGGATGTGCGCCGGCTTCTCGGGGTTCGGCTCGATCTTCTTGCGCAGCTTCACGATGAAGTTGTCGATCGTGCGGTTCGTCGGGGTCCCCTCGACGCCCCACACCTTGTCGAGCAGCTCCTCGCGGCTGACGACCTGGCCCGCGCGCTCGAACAAGTACTTGAGCAGCTGCACTTCGTAGAACGAGAGCGACGTCGTCTCGCGCCCGCGCTTCATCGTCTGCGCCGCCGGATCGATCGACGCCGTGCCGATGCGGATCGGCGCCTCCGTGATCTGCGCGCGCGTGGTGCGCCGGAAGATCGCGCGGATGCGCGCGACGAGCTCGCCGACGCTGAACGGCTTCGTGACGTAGTCGTCCGCGCCGGCATC includes:
- a CDS encoding response regulator transcription factor encodes the protein MATPERRILLVEDDPAIALGLVDSLEFEGFAVTHARTGQEGIQLARSEHPDCIILDLMLPDTNGYRVCEQIRAHDTLVPILMLTARSQEADKIRGLDAGADDYVTKPFSVGELVARIRAIFRRTTRAQITEAPIRIGTASIDPAAQTMKRGRETTSLSFYEVQLLKYLFERAGQVVSREELLDKVWGVEGTPTNRTIDNFIVKLRKKIEPNPEKPAHILTVYGLGYKLVV
- a CDS encoding beta-galactosidase yields the protein MKPKRPAARPATRARAVRRVGGVRLEDGALRIADRSVPLLCGAVHYWRLERESWRAALSETRALGIPIVETYVPWQVHELAPGDYDFGQRDPRKDVGAFLDLAADLGLYAFVRPGPHINSEMTWFGLPERIVYDKSIQARSPKQSPVVLGFPPRMFPVPSYASEQYHLESQRWLEAAAAQLAPRLWPQGPIVLLQVDNEATYWFRDSAYDQDYHPDAIAGWRAWLAQRYGTPYEAGRAHRREYAAWDDVVAPERFDAETPEQLALHLDWGAWREELITRALVRFKGAMATAGLKGVPTVHNLPLGEQAAPVSTPRIEEIVDLVGLDYYHARREHRTIKRRTLFLAGSSRLPFAPEMGVGAPPWFTPLTHEDSLFCAMSACAYGLRGMSLYMTVDRDRWYGAPIDATGNPRLEAGAWKSFLHALTSIGFHRLQRRVEVGLALPREYSRLSRATHLMGVLSPITLEAIGGSPVEACSEEPLGFAGPIQVLWWTMIARFAEALTAAGVPYVYVDGDAPEERYDGLRVVIAPTYEFASVARWSRLCDFASEGGTVVFGPAMPTLDDTMRARPFEVPRHGRKVLIDRPEDADEVVRTLVHDLGLETPFRASPAPVETTVHEDEGGPRVLFVINPAPERIEAIVELPYAIAFEDSASGDRFAGDRSITVPMAPHACRMLVVRRSAQEEGAQATAGRVS
- a CDS encoding RidA family protein; translated protein: MAKRDVLSSEHAPKAIGPYSQGIRCGQMVFFSGQIPLDANGEFVGQGDVRAQIEQVMKNVDALLKSAGLGFDDVVKATIFLVDLADFATVNEVYAKRFEGIAPPARSTVQVAALPRGARVEVEIIAIAG